Proteins from a genomic interval of Caldicellulosiruptor diazotrophicus:
- a CDS encoding LacI family DNA-binding transcriptional regulator, translated as MRKNKNVTIKDIAKALGLSPSTVSRALNNYSDINPETRDKVIEMAKKLNYTPNIFAKSLVTNKTKRVGLFIEDMEREGIYGVFYYEILISFRKAAMDNGYEVVLLSTSSEEQKRISFDAVMQEKGLEGAFIMGLKMDDEYLNEIQKSTYPVVLLDIPIKNSNIGYVTTNNLKGAQLATEHLINLGHKKIGFLNGHKKAYVSQERLNGYILALSKNGLQVDSELIYEGDFTEASGFEAADYFIKKGVTAVFAASDMMAIGLIKRLKELGVDVPKKVSVVGFDDISLARYITPTLTTIRQNKSEMGKSAFYLLLNLISKQPINHIILEPELIKRESTARLR; from the coding sequence ATGAGGAAGAACAAGAATGTGACCATAAAAGATATTGCAAAAGCTTTGGGACTGTCACCAAGCACTGTTTCAAGGGCGCTCAATAATTACTCAGATATAAACCCTGAAACAAGAGACAAGGTAATAGAGATGGCCAAAAAACTAAACTACACACCAAACATCTTTGCAAAAAGCCTTGTCACAAACAAGACAAAAAGAGTTGGACTGTTCATTGAAGACATGGAGAGGGAAGGCATATACGGTGTTTTTTATTATGAGATACTTATAAGTTTCAGGAAAGCTGCAATGGACAATGGTTATGAGGTTGTTTTGCTCTCAACATCTTCAGAGGAGCAAAAAAGAATCTCTTTTGATGCGGTTATGCAGGAAAAAGGGCTTGAAGGCGCATTTATCATGGGACTTAAGATGGATGATGAGTATCTGAATGAAATACAAAAAAGTACCTATCCTGTTGTTTTGCTTGACATTCCAATAAAAAACTCAAATATAGGTTATGTGACAACAAACAATCTAAAAGGTGCGCAGCTTGCAACAGAACACTTGATTAACCTTGGACACAAAAAAATAGGATTTTTGAATGGTCACAAAAAAGCATATGTCAGCCAAGAAAGATTAAACGGTTATATATTGGCACTGAGCAAAAACGGACTTCAGGTTGACAGTGAACTTATTTATGAAGGTGATTTTACAGAGGCAAGCGGGTTTGAAGCAGCAGACTATTTTATTAAAAAAGGTGTCACAGCAGTTTTTGCTGCATCAGACATGATGGCAATCGGTCTTATAAAAAGATTAAAGGAACTTGGTGTGGATGTGCCTAAAAAAGTTTCGGTTGTTGGATTTGACGATATATCCTTGGCACGTTACATCACCCCTACTCTTACAACAATAAGACAGAACAAGAGTGAAATGGGCAAATCAGCTTTTTACCTGCTTTTAAACCTGATTTCAAAGCAGCCCATAAACCACATTATCTTAGAGCCAGAGCTTATAAAAAGAGAATCAACAGCAAGGCTGCGCTAA
- a CDS encoding carbohydrate ABC transporter permease, with translation MWRKENTYGIGVKIVLYTICILWALITLVPYLIAVITSLKPVEDVTKFSVDFGKLSFSSYKYITTEFPFMRWLFNSFVVAVAVTAGNLLFNSMAAYALARLSFPFKKVIFYIIIGTMMIPGQVLLIPIYLILNKLGWIDSYKGLIIPWLVSAFYIFFMRQYFLTIPKDLEEAALIDGLSRFGIFFKIFLPLSLPALATQAIFIFVGNWNSFMWPSIIASSEELYTLPVGLNSFYGQYYQFWNQVLAGAILLSLPTIIVFVAFQKYFVRGIVTTGLKE, from the coding sequence GTGTGGAGGAAGGAAAATACCTATGGGATTGGAGTCAAAATAGTGCTATATACAATCTGCATTTTATGGGCACTGATAACCTTGGTACCGTACCTTATTGCCGTTATAACTTCTTTAAAACCTGTAGAAGATGTGACAAAATTCTCAGTTGACTTTGGAAAGCTGAGCTTTAGTAGCTATAAATACATCACAACAGAGTTTCCGTTTATGAGGTGGCTTTTTAACAGCTTTGTAGTTGCAGTGGCTGTGACAGCTGGTAATCTACTTTTTAATTCCATGGCAGCCTATGCTCTTGCAAGGTTAAGCTTTCCATTTAAGAAGGTTATTTTTTACATTATCATAGGTACTATGATGATTCCTGGGCAGGTACTCTTAATTCCTATTTACCTTATTCTAAACAAACTTGGCTGGATTGATTCGTACAAGGGACTAATTATTCCATGGCTTGTGAGTGCATTCTATATATTTTTTATGCGCCAGTACTTTTTGACAATCCCTAAGGATTTAGAAGAAGCTGCATTGATTGACGGACTGTCACGGTTTGGAATATTCTTTAAAATATTCTTACCGCTATCATTGCCAGCTTTGGCCACTCAAGCTATATTCATATTTGTGGGCAACTGGAACAGTTTCATGTGGCCAAGCATCATAGCTTCGTCTGAAGAGCTGTATACCCTGCCAGTAGGCCTCAACTCGTTTTACGGTCAGTACTATCAGTTTTGGAACCAGGTTTTAGCAGGAGCAATCCTTCTTTCTTTGCCAACCATAATAGTTTTCGTAGCATTTCAGAAATATTTCGTCAGGGGGATAGTAACAACAGGGCTTAAAGAGTAA
- a CDS encoding ABC transporter substrate-binding protein — MKKFLTILLTLIFLLSLVAGMGAAQKDVFATSKITLKLGAWASSPAEKKIVQNQIAAFKKLYPNVDVKITEIVGDYNQKMQLLMASKTEPDIFYMDSMPAWQYIAKGVLEPLDSWMKKYNVKTIGYESSLLQPFIYKGKVYGLPKDYNTLVLFYNKEMFKQAGLTLPPKTWQELKEYAKKLTTDKVVGLTMNLELARIQPFAYQNGGKVFDGTKPVFTDPKALEGLKFALDLFKEGICKTPKDLGAGWVGDAFADKKAAMTIEGGWMIPFLNDRKIPKDQYGIAELPAGPAGKSTMAFTVAYVMSKNSKHKPEAFKLIRFLTGEGGQKFVVEAGLALPSLKSAGVNFAKTYPERKALVDGAKYAQVYFYGLDGTKVVDVFNKAFEDYVIGKKYDLKKNIEERVKQIMK; from the coding sequence ATGAAAAAATTTCTAACAATTTTATTAACGCTAATTTTTCTACTTTCCTTAGTTGCGGGAATGGGTGCTGCGCAAAAAGATGTTTTTGCCACTTCCAAGATAACTTTAAAGCTGGGTGCGTGGGCATCTTCTCCTGCTGAGAAGAAGATTGTTCAAAACCAAATCGCAGCATTCAAAAAGCTGTATCCAAATGTTGATGTGAAAATTACTGAAATTGTCGGTGACTACAACCAAAAGATGCAGCTTCTCATGGCATCTAAAACAGAACCTGATATCTTTTACATGGATTCAATGCCAGCATGGCAGTATATTGCAAAAGGTGTTTTAGAGCCGCTTGACAGCTGGATGAAAAAGTACAATGTCAAAACAATTGGTTATGAGTCATCACTTCTCCAGCCATTCATCTACAAAGGAAAAGTGTATGGACTTCCAAAAGACTACAATACATTAGTTTTGTTCTACAACAAAGAGATGTTCAAACAAGCAGGTCTAACTCTTCCACCAAAGACATGGCAGGAGCTGAAAGAGTATGCTAAAAAACTTACAACAGACAAGGTTGTAGGTCTTACCATGAACCTTGAACTTGCAAGAATTCAACCTTTTGCATATCAAAATGGTGGTAAAGTATTTGATGGCACAAAACCAGTCTTTACCGACCCGAAAGCCTTGGAAGGCTTAAAATTTGCACTTGACCTTTTCAAAGAAGGAATATGCAAGACTCCAAAGGATTTAGGTGCTGGCTGGGTTGGGGATGCATTTGCTGACAAGAAAGCTGCTATGACAATTGAAGGTGGCTGGATGATTCCATTTTTAAACGACAGAAAGATACCAAAAGATCAATATGGAATTGCAGAACTTCCTGCAGGACCAGCTGGCAAGTCAACAATGGCATTCACCGTTGCATATGTAATGAGTAAAAATTCAAAGCACAAGCCGGAAGCGTTCAAGCTTATAAGATTTTTGACTGGTGAGGGCGGACAGAAGTTTGTTGTTGAAGCAGGCTTGGCACTTCCTTCATTAAAGAGTGCAGGTGTAAACTTTGCTAAAACTTATCCAGAGAGAAAAGCGCTTGTTGATGGTGCAAAATATGCACAGGTCTACTTCTATGGTCTGGATGGCACGAAAGTTGTGGATGTCTTCAACAAAGCATTTGAAGATTATGTAATTGGCAAAAAGTATGACCTTAAGAAGAACATTGAAGAAAGAGTAAAGCAAATCATGAAGTAA
- a CDS encoding carbohydrate ABC transporter permease, whose product MRNRTKAQEYLTAFVMLLPYILSFCVFFAYPLVKAFMISFQNFSFLGDVPPKFVGLANYKEALTNKMFLDSIFNTIYYSVLVVPTQLIIALILAVIVNDKVKFKEFFRTTYYLPTVTSPVAVSIIFLFLYKTDGLVNQILSHIGITPRNWFNEPSFVMPAIVSVAVWGSVGFYMVTFLSGLSTIPDQLYEAAEVEGAGEFIKLVKITVPLLKPMIFFNTVVSFISTLQMFDLSYIIGGSDGGPMGKAMTMVVMIYRTAFKEFNMGVASAMAFVVFGIIFVFTLIQRKFFGEEMSY is encoded by the coding sequence ATGAGAAATAGAACAAAAGCCCAAGAATACTTGACAGCTTTTGTCATGCTGCTTCCTTATATACTGTCTTTTTGTGTATTTTTTGCTTACCCACTTGTAAAAGCTTTTATGATAAGTTTTCAGAACTTTTCATTCTTAGGAGATGTTCCACCTAAATTTGTAGGCCTTGCTAACTATAAAGAAGCGCTGACAAACAAGATGTTTTTAGATTCTATTTTTAACACAATTTATTATTCGGTTTTAGTTGTTCCTACTCAGCTTATTATTGCTCTCATTTTAGCTGTGATAGTAAATGACAAGGTAAAATTCAAGGAGTTTTTCAGAACAACATATTATCTTCCCACAGTTACATCACCTGTAGCAGTATCAATTATATTTCTGTTTTTGTACAAAACAGATGGGCTTGTGAATCAGATTTTAAGCCATATTGGGATTACTCCCCGAAACTGGTTCAATGAACCTTCTTTTGTGATGCCGGCAATTGTCAGTGTTGCTGTTTGGGGGTCTGTAGGGTTTTATATGGTTACATTTTTGTCTGGGCTTTCAACTATTCCAGACCAGCTTTATGAAGCTGCAGAGGTTGAAGGTGCAGGAGAATTTATTAAGCTTGTTAAAATCACAGTACCTCTTTTAAAACCGATGATATTTTTCAATACAGTTGTATCTTTTATTAGCACTCTCCAGATGTTTGATTTGTCATACATTATAGGTGGTTCTGATGGTGGCCCCATGGGAAAAGCAATGACAATGGTTGTGATGATATATAGAACAGCTTTTAAAGAATTCAACATGGGAGTTGCCTCAGCTATGGCGTTTGTTGTGTTTGGGATTATATTTGTGTTTACGTTAATTCAGCGAAAGTTTTTTGGTGAGGAAATGTCGTATTAA